The DNA region GTCTGAGCCAGACTCAAGCAAATAGGTCAGTTCGTCCAGCCTGTCAGGGTCAGCATCCCTTCCCTGGGCGCCCATTAGTCGATTAAGGATAACCCGGCGTCCCCAAGCATCCGGGGCCGCATCACGTAATGCACTGGCCTGCTGTAGCCCTGGTGCGGGAAAAATTGCGCCCTGGGATAGCGGGAGTTCCGGCTCATAGACAGGGATCGCATCTTCCCGTTCCAGATAACTGCGCCCGTAGTTGAAAATGAATCTGTTGTCATCGCGGGTTAATGCACCTGCGACAATCGGTTTAGTTGCACCAGGCAACCAGATCCATACATATGCCCGGTCGGGACGGTTATCAGAAGTCATCATCTATCACCTTCCTGGAGTGATGCACTGAGCGCGGCATCAGTGATAAGGTTTTCTCAACGTTCGCGGTATGTAACGTCATAGATACATGGTCAGGTGTAAAAAGCGGAACACCTACTATGGTAGCCAGTTCAAATACCGCGCCAATTGCACACCCCATGTCTCCTTCTTCAGCACGATAAACGAGTCCACGAGATACACCAGCACGTTCCGCCAGCTCTTCAACGGTGAGTTTGCGTTCAATACGCGCCGTACGAAGCATCAACCCCAACAGCCGTGCAGCATCACGGCTGTAGCGGGAGTAAGTTCGAGTGGATGGTTTTGCCATTACACACCTCTTTGTTCCATAAATAGAGCATTTCATGTAAGTATATCCTTTTTATAGAACAATCGAAATCATTTGCTTCAGTACCCCATTCGATTTGTTCCATAAACAGATTCTTAACTTACACTACGCTCCATTAATGGAACACGTCGCTTGATGCCAGCTATTGAGTATCGCAACTGGCATCAGGCGTCTGATATTAGCTAACAGCTAAACAAATACACTTCCCGACGTGTTCCAGAACAGACGGCGGTGGTGGCGACACAGTTGAAGAGGTTGCTGGATTCCTGCTCATATGTTTATAAAAACCGGTCTTATCGACATATATGCAGCCTATAACCTCTTCACCCACACAACAAAAGGACACTTAAAA from Citrobacter amalonaticus Y19 includes:
- a CDS encoding helix-turn-helix transcriptional regulator, which gives rise to MAKPSTRTYSRYSRDAARLLGLMLRTARIERKLTVEELAERAGVSRGLVYRAEEGDMGCAIGAVFELATIVGVPLFTPDHVSMTLHTANVEKTLSLMPRSVHHSRKVIDDDF